A region of Rhipicephalus microplus isolate Deutch F79 unplaced genomic scaffold, USDA_Rmic scaffold_65, whole genome shotgun sequence DNA encodes the following proteins:
- the LOC142790037 gene encoding uncharacterized protein LOC142790037 translates to MDERPQLVANAIELRHGVTITDRWRLWQELSDALNHEVPAQEWQAWWRRPVHEARRDTAAIRDAQTGTVGGWLPGFRGRVLQLTGMTRFSGVFCLTYQQFAAFAVKGY, encoded by the exons atggacgaacgtccccagctcgtggcgaatgccatcgagctgcggcacggcgtcaccatcaccgaccggtggcggctgtggcaagagctcagcgacgcgctgaaccatgaagtgcctgcgcaggaatggcaggcttggtggcgcaggccggtgcacgaggcccgccgtgacaccgccgccatcagagacgcacaaac gggcactgtagggggttggctgcctggcttccgcggccgggttctacagttgactgggatgacacgcttcagtggcgttttttgtctcacctatcaacag tttgcagccTTTGCAGTcaaggggtattaa
- the LOC142790027 gene encoding uncharacterized protein LOC142790027 isoform X2, with amino-acid sequence MIPRFVPRLLGVGTQPTACTPSCTSAAWRISAWRRRLSPQAMAPNSSPWQSTVQHFRRPIQQGARIHAQCCATGPWTSMSWTCHQLRMTMESQGGAICSHHTTCCSETAAALSWTFFEVHRNESPQPWPVPSCAVPPSPVPLPHAVLQKRCGWLIFHLPQHLR; translated from the exons atgattcccagattcgtgccacgactcctgggtgtgggaacacaacccactgcgtgcacgcctagctgcacatctgcagcctggcgaatatctgcttg gagacgcaggctatcccctcaagccatggctcctaattccagtccttggcagtcaaccgtgcaacacttccgaaggccgatacaacaaggagcacgcatccatgcacaatgttgt gcgactggaccttggacgagtatgtcgtggacatgccaccagctgaggatgacgatggagagccaagggggagccatatgctcacaccacacaacgtgctgctcagagactgcagcagcgctgtcttggaccttttttgaagtacacaggaacg aaagccctcagccatggccagtgccctcctgcgctgtgccgccttctcctgtgccgctgccacacgccgtgctgcagaagcgatgcgggtggttgatttttcatctcccacagcacctgcgatga
- the LOC142790027 gene encoding uncharacterized protein LOC142790027 isoform X1: protein MIPRFVPRLLGVGTQPTACTPSCTSAAWRISAWRRRLSPQAMAPNSSPWQSTVQHFRRPIQQGARIHAQCCVKATGPWTSMSWTCHQLRMTMESQGGAICSHHTTCCSETAAALSWTFFEVHRNESPQPWPVPSCAVPPSPVPLPHAVLQKRCGWLIFHLPQHLR from the exons atgattcccagattcgtgccacgactcctgggtgtgggaacacaacccactgcgtgcacgcctagctgcacatctgcagcctggcgaatatctgcttg gagacgcaggctatcccctcaagccatggctcctaattccagtccttggcagtcaaccgtgcaacacttccgaaggccgatacaacaaggagcacgcatccatgcacaatgttgtgtaaag gcgactggaccttggacgagtatgtcgtggacatgccaccagctgaggatgacgatggagagccaagggggagccatatgctcacaccacacaacgtgctgctcagagactgcagcagcgctgtcttggaccttttttgaagtacacaggaacg aaagccctcagccatggccagtgccctcctgcgctgtgccgccttctcctgtgccgctgccacacgccgtgctgcagaagcgatgcgggtggttgatttttcatctcccacagcacctgcgatga
- the LOC142790027 gene encoding uncharacterized protein LOC142790027 isoform X5 — translation MSQPAVSNTIHEVTEAIITVAARKRVADFLLTTAAKDEAKVEFVLRGCIPGVLACADGTLVTIRKPEGFRLADTASFMSRRGYYVLNVMIETQAIPSSHGS, via the exons atgtctcagccggcggtgagcaacaccatccacgaggtgacggaggcgatcattaccgtggctgctagaaaaagggtggcggacttcctactgacaacagctgcgaaggatgaggcaaaggtggagtttgtgctacgcggttgcatcccaggggtgctggcgtgtgccgatggcacgttggtcaccattcgcaagccagagggattcagactggccgacacggcgagcttcatgtccagaaggggctattatgtcctgaacgtcatgatc gagacgcaggctatcccctcaagccatggctcctaa
- the LOC142790027 gene encoding uncharacterized protein LOC142790027 isoform X3 translates to MSQPAVSNTIHEVTEAIITVAARKRVADFLLTTAAKDEAKVEFVLRGCIPGVLACADGTLVTIRKPEGFRLADTASFMSRRGYYVLNVMIIRATTPGCGNTTHCVHA, encoded by the exons atgtctcagccggcggtgagcaacaccatccacgaggtgacggaggcgatcattaccgtggctgctagaaaaagggtggcggacttcctactgacaacagctgcgaaggatgaggcaaaggtggagtttgtgctacgcggttgcatcccaggggtgctggcgtgtgccgatggcacgttggtcaccattcgcaagccagagggattcagactggccgacacggcgagcttcatgtccagaaggggctattatgtcctgaacgtcatgatc attcgtgccacgactcctgggtgtgggaacacaacccactgcgtgcacgcctag
- the LOC142790027 gene encoding uncharacterized protein LOC142790027 isoform X4: protein MSQPAVSNTIHEVTEAIITVAARKRVADFLLTTAAKDEAKVEFVLRGCIPGVLACADGTLVTIRKPEGFRLADTASFMSRRGYYVLNVMIMCKAWLRIIVIDP, encoded by the exons atgtctcagccggcggtgagcaacaccatccacgaggtgacggaggcgatcattaccgtggctgctagaaaaagggtggcggacttcctactgacaacagctgcgaaggatgaggcaaaggtggagtttgtgctacgcggttgcatcccaggggtgctggcgtgtgccgatggcacgttggtcaccattcgcaagccagagggattcagactggccgacacggcgagcttcatgtccagaaggggctattatgtcctgaacgtcatgatc atgtgcaaagcgtggctgcgcataattgtcatagacccatga